In the Agrococcus beijingensis genome, CTGCTGCACGACGTCCTCCGCGTCGTGCGCCGGCATCGCCCGGCAGGCCAGCGCATAGACGAGCCCGCCCCAGCGCTCGTAGACGAGTCGCAGCATCTCGGGCGAAGGGTCGGCGGCGAAGGCGCGCGAGAGCCGGTCGACCTCGCCAGCATCCTCGCCCGACACGGCCGAAACGTACCACTCGCGCTGCTGGGTCACGGCGCATCGGGCACGGCCGTCACGACGATGTTGTCCTCATAGGCGCCGGCGGCGGCATCCCACTCCCCGCCGCACGTGATGAGCCGGAGCACGTGCTCGCCGTCGCGCGCGAAGATCGCGTCGAGCGGCAGCTCGTCCTTCGAGAACTGCTCGACCGCGGTGATCCGGAAGCCCAGCAGCCGCCCGGAGGCGGTCTCGATCTCGACGACCTCGCCGGCCTCGGCGCTCAGCAGCTCGGCCATCGGCGCGCGGCCGCGGTCGCTGTCGACATGCGCTGCCAGCACCGACGATCCCTCCTCGGCCCCGGGCTCCGGCCCGAAGCGGTACCAGCCGACCTCGCGCACCAGCTCGGGCACATCCATCTGCCCGTCGTCGCGCACGCCCACGGGCACGACGTCGAGGCCGATGCCGACCGAGGGCACCCGCACCCGCGTGGGGGCATCGATGGCTGCCGAGGCGGTGACGGATGCGTCCTGGCGGCCGACGCTCGTGGGCACCGGCACCGCCGTGCTCACCGGAGCAGTCGCGCCCTCTGCGGTCGCGGCCGGCGCCGTCGGCTCGGCGCTCCACGACGGCTGCACGACGCTGCCGCTGGTCGGCGCCTCGGCCCGCAGCGACTGCGGGATCAGCTGCCAGACGCCGATCGCGGCTGCGCCGAGCGCTGCGGCGGCGGCGAGCAGTGCGACGGTGCGCCGCCGGGCCGCGCGCCGAGCGGGGGGGGGGNNNNNNNNNNNNNNNNNNNNNNNNNNNNNNNNNNNNNNNNNNNNNNNNNNNNNNNNNNNNNNNNNNNNNNNNNNNNNNNNNNNNNNNNNNNNNNNNNNNNNNNNNNNNNNNNNNNNNNNNNNNNCCGCGCAGCGCGCGTCGGGAGCCCGTCGGTGGTGCGCATGGTCAGCCGCGAGCCTTCGCGATGCGCTGCTGGCGCACCGCGACGATGCCGAGGCCCAGCGCTGCCGCGAAGGCGAGCAGCGCGGTCAGCGCCGACTGGTCGGTCGCGCCGCCGAGACCGGAGGGCACGCCGCTGGGGGCGCTGTGCGCTTCGACGGTCTGCACGGCCAGCGCGAGGTTGCCGTCAGCGGCGCTGCCCCATGCGGTCACGATGGTGTTGGCTCCCTCGGTGAGCGGCAGGTCAGCCGGGCCGATCGCGACGTCCGAGGTGCCCGTGAGCACCACATCCGCAGAGACCGTGCCTGCCGCGGTGACGAGCGTGGCCTCCTCGGGGTTGGTGAGCCCCTCGACCACGACGCCCTCGTCGGCGCGCACGTCGACGGTCGGTGCGGCTGCCAGGTGCCGCACGGTCAGGCGGGCCTCGCCGGCGGCGACCGGCTCGGTGCTGTTGGCGAAGGCGCCCAGCGCCGGCTCGCCCGCCTCGGTCAGGTGCGCGACGAGCGTCAGGTCGGCACCGCCGGGCACGGCCAGGCCCATCGCCTCGATGGCGGGCTCGGCGGTGTCGGGGGTGCCGCCGTCGGCGAACACCTGGATGTCGTAGCTGCCCTCGGCGAGCATCATCGGGTCGGTGAGGGTGCCCGGCGTGAAGTTCGGGATGGCCTCCTCGCCGTTGATGAACACGTCGACGGTGAGTCCGGGCACGGCGTGCAGCACCGACACGGTGGACTCGTGGTCGGCGGCGAAGGCGGGTGCGCCGCCGAGCGTCGCCAGGGCGAGAGCGGCGCCGGCGCCGATCGCGAGCTTGCGCTTCATGGGGGTCTCCTCGTTCGTGCGACGCGGGTGGAGCGTCGTCTGCCCCCATATCGGCGCGGCGGGCCCGATCGGTTGCGGCGATCCCGCAACGCTGCACCCCGGGCGTGTCGCGTCGTGGAATGGTGCGGCGTCGATGCTTGACGGCCGGGGCGCCACGATGGATGCTCTCGCCATGCTCCGTCGCATGCCGATCGCCTGGCTCGCGACCGTCCTGGCGATCCTGCTCGCCCTCGCGGCGGTCGTCGTGCCGATGCTGCGCGCCGCCGCGCTCGACGCCGCCGAGGGCGGCGTGCGGTGGGCGGATGCGGTGGGCGACGCGGTCAGGAGCCCCGGCATCGCGATCGTCGCGGGGCTCTGCGCCGCCATCGCCCTGCTGACCGTGGTCGTCTCGCACCAGCAGCTGCGGCGCGACGCGCTGGAGTCGGGCGGCGCCGAGATCCTCGCCGCGTGGGCACCGGTCGAGCGCGTCGCAGCGCTGGCCGTCATCGGCATCATGGGCGACGTCGTCGCGGCCGTCGTCGGCATCGGCATGCAGCCACTGTGGCTGACCTGGCCGGTGCCCGGCGAGTCGCCGCTCGTCGTGGTGCCGACGGTGCTCGTGCTGCTCGTCGGGCCGGTGCTGGGCGTCGTCGCGCTCGTGCTGCAGCGCCGCACGAACCGCGCTCTGGGCACGGCAGCCGTCGACCGCGAGCTCGAGCGCCGCACCCGGCACTCGGTCGTCGGGCGGCGGCACCACGAGCCGAGCGCCTGAGCGCGGCGCCGGGCGCGGAGCCTGCAGCCGCCGAGCGGGCGGGCGGGCGGCAGCCGCCGAGCAGGGCGCCTGTGGAGAGCGCCCGCGACGCCCGACGCGCCGCGGCTACGGTGGCCGCGTGATGACGACAGCGGCGGCGCCCAGCCGCGTGCGGGCGCCGCTGCGGCTGCGGCCGGTCGACCTGGCCGGGCTGCCGCTCGCGGTCGTCACCCTGTGGGCGACCGTCGTGGCGGGCGCCGACGCCGTGGCCGCCGTGCCGCTCGCCGCCGCCGCGGCTTCCGCGCCCGCGCTCACCCGCATCGACCTGGGGGAGCGACGGCTGCCCAACGCGATCACGCTGCCGCTGCTCGCGGTGGGCGCCGTCGCCGCATCCGTGCGCCTCGCCAGCGGCGACCTCGCGCCGCTGCTGGCGCT is a window encoding:
- a CDS encoding DUF4397 domain-containing protein; translation: MKRKLAIGAGAALALATLGGAPAFAADHESTVSVLHAVPGLTVDVFINGEEAIPNFTPGTLTDPMMLAEGSYDIQVFADGGTPDTAEPAIEAMGLAVPGGADLTLVAHLTEAGEPALGAFANSTEPVAAGEARLTVRHLAAAPTVDVRADEGVVVEGLTNPEEATLVTAAGTVSADVVLTGTSDVAIGPADLPLTEGANTIVTAWGSAADGNLALAVQTVEAHSAPSGVPSGLGGATDQSALTALLAFAAALGLGIVAVRQQRIAKARG
- a CDS encoding class F sortase, whose product is PPPARRAARRRTVALLAAAAALGAAAIGVWQLIPQSLRAEAPTSGSVVQPSWSAEPTAPAATAEGATAPVSTAVPVPTSVGRQDASVTASAAIDAPTRVRVPSVGIGLDVVPVGVRDDGQMDVPELVREVGWYRFGPEPGAEEGSSVLAAHVDSDRGRAPMAELLSAEAGEVVEIETASGRLLGFRITAVEQFSKDELPLDAIFARDGEHVLRLITCGGEWDAAAGAYEDNIVVTAVPDAP
- a CDS encoding prepilin peptidase — translated: MTTAAAPSRVRAPLRLRPVDLAGLPLAVVTLWATVVAGADAVAAVPLAAAAASAPALTRIDLGERRLPNAITLPLLAVGAVAASVRLASGDLAPLLALGCGALLLLMAVVGGMGMGDVKLGTALALATATLGWAAPLAGLAASVIVGGLAGVVALALGRRTLAFGPWLLAGNALAAAGALVVVL